A window of Hydrogenophilus thermoluteolus genomic DNA:
CGCCGCTGTTGGCGGGCGCGGGCGTCGCGAACGCGCGCGGCCACCACGGCGCTTGTTTCGCCCGGAGGGGCGTGGGCAAGCGTTTCGGCGGAGAGGCGGGGCGCTTCGACCATGAGGTCGATGCGGTCAAGGAGCGGCCCGGAGAGTCGCGCGCGGTAGCGCTCGATTTGCGCAGGGGTGCAGCGGCAGCGGTCCGACGGGTCGCCCAGGTAACCACATGGACATGGGTTCATTGCTGCGACGAGCTGAAAGCGCGCGGGGAAAGTGACCCGTTGCCGCAGCCGCGCGACGGTGATTTCGCCCGTTTCGAGCGGTTCGCGCAGTGCTTCGAGCACGGTACGGGAAAATTCCGGGAGTTCGTCGAGAAAGAGGACGCCGTGGTGGGCGAGCGCGATTTCGCCCGGAAGGATCCTGCCTGCTGCGCCGCCACCGACGATCGCCGGAAGGGACGCCGAATGGTGCGGGGCGCGAAACGGGCGTTGCCGCCAGGCGCTGGGGTCGAATGGCGCCAAGAGCGAATGGATCGCTGCGGTTTCCAGCGCTTCGGCTTCGTCAAGCGGCGGTAGCAGCGTGGGCAGGCGCGCGGCAAGCATCGATTTGCCGGCGCCAGGCGGGCCGAAAAGGAGCAGCGAATGGCCCCCGGCCGCAGCGATTTCGAGCGCCCGCTTCGCGGCTGCTTGTCCTTTGACGTCGCTGAGGTCGAGCGAAGCGGCAGAGAATGCAGTATCACCGGGTGCAGCGGTGGCGGGTGCGAACGCCTCCGGCCAGCCCGAAGGTTGCCGACCGTCGAGCCAGGCGTGGGCGTCCTGGAGGTCGCGCACCGGGTAACAGACCAAGTCGCCGACGAGCTGCGCTTCGGCCCAGTTCGCAACGGGAAGGATGAGCGCACGGCCTGCCTGTTTGGCGGCAAGCGCGGTGGGCAGCACCCCAGCCACGGGGCGGACCGAGCCGTCGAGCCCGAGTTCGCCGATGATTTCGCACTGGGCAAGCGCTTTGCCAGCGGCGATTTGGCCGCTGGCGGCAAGGAGCCCGAGCGCGATGGGGAGGTCGAAGCGGCTGCCGCTCTTGGGAAGGTCGGCCGGTGCGAGATTCACGGTGATGCGGCGCACCGGAAATTCGTATCCGGCACTGGTAAGCGCCGCCCGGACGCGGTCGCGCGCCTCTTTCACTTCGGCATCAGGCAGTCCCACGAGCGAAAAGCTCGGCAGGCCATTGGCCAAGTGCGCTTCGATCACCACTTCGGGCGCTGTGACACCCAGTGCGGCGCGGGTGCGAACCGAAGCCAGTGCCACAGCCTTTCCCGTCACTGTGTTGCAGCGGTGTCCCAGACGACGAGCGCGTGCTGTTTTTTGCCGCGCGACAGGATCGTGTACCGTCCAAAGCGGCGCGCGTCGCTCTCAAGCAGCGCACTCAGGTCGTTGACCTTGGCGCCGTTTACCGCAACCGCATTGCTTTGGATGAAGGTGCGCGCTTCGCTCTTCGAGCGGGCAAGCTGTGCGGCGACCAGCGCGTCGATGAGCGGGGTGGGTTGTGCCGGAAGACGAACCGACGGCATGCCGTCGAGCGCGAGTTGTGCGTAATCCGTTTCGGTAAGCGCCGCCAGGTCACCAGAGAAGAGCGCTTGGGTGATGCGCTGCGCCGCAGCGAGTGCTTCCGGCCCATGGACGAGGCGCGTGACCTCTTCAGCCAAGATCCGCTGCGCCTCTGGTTTGCCGTCACGCGCGCGGTCGGCCGCTTCGATCGCTTCGATCTCCGCAACCGGCAGAAAGGTGAAGTAGCGCAGGAATTTGTAGACGTCGGCATCGGCCGTGTTGAGCCAGAACTGGTAGAACTGATAGGGAGAGGTTTTGCTTGGGTCGAGCCAGACGGCGCCCGATTCGGTTTTGCCGAATTTGGTGCCGTCCGCCTTGGTGACGAGCGGCAGCGTCAACCCGAACGCCTCAGTGCGGAAGTAGCGGCGGATGAGGTCGATCCCGGCGGTGATGTTGCCCCACTGGTCAGAGCCGCCCAATTGCAGCCGACAGCCGTGCCGACGGTAGAGTTCGGCAAAGTCGTAGGCTTGGAGCAGCATGTAGGAAAATTCGGTAAACGAGATGCCCACTTCGTCGCGTTCGATGCGGGCGGCAACCGCCTCTTTTTTGATCATCGCGTTCACGGAGAAGTGTTTGCCGACGTCGCGCAAAAAAGTGAGCACGTTCATTTCGCCGAACCAGTCGTGGTTGTTGGCGATGATCGCAGCGTTGGCGCCGTCGAACTCCAGGAACGGTTCGAGTTGGCGACGAATCTTAGCCGACCATTCGAGGACGGTGTCCAACGTATTGAGTTTGCGCTCTTGCGCTTTGAAACTGGGGTCCCCGATCATCCCGGTGGCGCCACCGACGAGCGCAACCGGCTTGTGCCCTGCCAGTTGGAAACGGCGCAGCGCCAAAACCGGCACCAGATGGCCCAGATGGAGGCTGTCCGCAGTGGGGTCGAAGCCGCAGTAGAGCGTGATCGGACCGTTGGTGAGCGCTTCGGCGAGCGCTTCCGGATGGGTGCATTGGGCGATGAGGCCGCGTGCGGCGAGGTCGTCGAGTAGGTTCGTGGTCATCGTCGTTGCCGTTGCACGAAATGGGACTGCCGGGATTATAACGTCTGGGGCGCGAAGGGGGCCGCAAGATTCCGCGTGGTGTAGCCGCACCGCAAGGGTTGGCGGTCTGGGGGTGATTAGCGGTATAGAATGGCACCCGTAGGGTGGTGGGGTAGCGTCGATGCGTATCGCACCGCACGGGGCGTGACGCCGGTGATCGAACCCGGGGTGGTGTTCAGCAAAACCACACGGTGGATCGTTGGATGGGAGGTGGCCGATGGCGGAACGGGGCAGTGACCGATCGGTCGCGCCGCAAAAGGATGAGGCGGTTCGCGCGCAGCTGCGTGCCCTTTTCGCTGCGGCGGTGGCGCGGGCGCAACCCGAACAGGTGATGCCGGAATGGGTGGCGCAGTTGATCGCTGAAGCGCCGCGTGGCCGGACGATCGTCGTCGGTGCCGGAAAAGCGAGCGCAGCGATGGCCGCGGCGCTCGCGGCGCAATGGCCAGAGGCGTTGCCCCTTTCCGGCGTGGTGGTGACCCGATACGGCCATCTGCCGCCAGCGTGCGCGCACGGCGCGACACCGTGCGGACGCATCCGACTTCTCGAAGCGGCCCACCCGACCCCCGATGCGGCAGGGTGCCATGCCGCGCAAATGGTGCTCGACGCGGTGGCCGAAGCGGGCCCGGACGATCGTGTGGTCTGTCTCCTCTCTGGCGGGGGTTCGGCGTTGTTGCCGCTTCCACAAGCGGGAGTGTCCCTTGCCACATTGCAGTCGATCACCGCGCAGTTGTTGGCCTGCGGCGCGACGATTGCCGAAATCAACTGCGTGCGCAAACACCTGTCGCGGATCCAAGGCGGACGGTTGGCGCTTGCCGCAGCACCGGCACCGGTGGTGACGTTGGCGATCAGCGACGTGCCGGGGGACGACCCTGCGGTGATCGCAAGCGGCCCCACGGTCCCTGACCCCACGACCTGCGCGGAAGCGTTGGCGGTGCTCGAACGCTATGCGATCGCAGTGCCTGACGCAGTCCGTACCGCGCTCGCTGAGGGGCGCTGGGAGACCCCGAAACCGGACCATCCCCACTTTGCCCGTTGTCGTTATCACCTCATCGCAACGCCATGGGAGAGCCTCGCCGCAGCGGCCAACGCGGCGCGCCGTTTCGGTTTCGCTCCCCATATCCTGAGCGACGCGATCGAAGGAGAGAGCCAGACGGTGGCGCAGTGGCACGCCGCGCTCGCCCGCGCGGTGGTGTGCCACGGTGAGCCGTTTTGCGCGCCGTGTGTGCTCCTCTCTGGCGGGGAGACGACAGTAACATTGCCGCGAAAACCTGCTGACCCGCTCCTTCCGGCACGGGGTGGGCGCAACAGTGAATTTCTGCTGGCGCTGGCGTTGGCGCTGGACGGAGCAGCGCATGTCTGGGCGATCGCGGGGGATACCGACGGGATCGACGGCAGCGAAGAGAACGCCGGGGCGCTCGTCACCCCGACCACCCTGGCGCGCGCTCGTGCGTTGGGGTTGGATGCGCGGCGTTACCTGGTGGCTCACGACGCGTACGAGTTCTTTGCGGCGCTGGGCGACTTGGTGGTGACCGGGCCGACGCGGACCAACGTCAACGATTTCCGGGCGCTCATCATCGTGCGATAAAACCCAGGTCGATAACGGAATAACCGAAAACGGGTGTTTTCCGTACCGCATGCCCGGTACATTTGAAAGCAGACAGGTACGGGCAAAACGGTATGGAATGGGCTCTGGTTGCAGGCGGCGCGCTCGTTGGCTTCATCGTCGGGTTGACCGGCGTCGGAGGCGGTTCGTTGATGACGCCGCTCTTGATCTACGGGTTTGGTGTATCGCCTCACCTTGCGGTCGGAACCGACCTTCTGTTTGCGGCGATCACCAAATCGGGGGGTGCGCTTTCCTTTGCAAAGCATCGCATGGTGCCGTGGCGAATCGTCGTTCCGCTCACCGTCGGCGGCCTGGCAGGGGTCGGTGTGATGTTGGTGTTCCTGAAAACCGTAGGGCCGGCGAGCGAACACGTTCACCGCCTGATGCAGCACACGTTGGGGGTGATGTTGCTGCTCACCGCAGCGGCAACCCTCTACAAAGTGGTGAAGAGCGGGGGCGTGGTGACGCCATCGCCAAGCGCCGCATTGGACAACCGTGCCACTCCTGCCGCGGCGCATGGTCGCGTCAATTCTGGCAGCGCAGCGCACACGGTGCGCGATCGCGAACAGCCACGTTGGGCGGCGGGACCCTGGTTGATGGGCGCGGTGATCGGCGCGTTGGTCACGCTCACCTCGGTTGGGGCTGGTGCGGTGGGTATGGCGATCCTGATGGTGCTCTATCCGCATGTGCCGTTGCCCCGGCTGGTCGCTGCGGACGTCACCTACGCCGTGCCGCTGACGCTGGCGGCGGGGTTGGGGCACGCTGCGCTCGGCACCGTCGATTGGGCGATGCTGGGTTGGTTGTTGTTGGGTTCGCTTCCAGGTATCTGGGTCGGGAGTCACCTGGTCCGTGTCGTCCCACAACGCTGGGTACGCTCCGTTTTGTCGCTGCTGTTGGGCGGCATCGGTGCGAAGCTGCTGCTAGCGTAGCGATTCGCGGTAGCGAACAAGTCAAACAAACGTTTGACTTGTTCATCTCCTTGCGCTATCCTTGATCTGTTTTTTCGACACGCCAAGGAGAACCCTATGCCGATTCCAGCAGCTTTCCAAGGTCGTTTTCGGGTGCCGGTGATCGCCGCGCCGATGTTTCTCGTCTCGGGCCCCGAATTGGTGATCGCGGCGTGCAAGGCGGGGGTTGCTGGCACCTTCCCGTCGCTCAATGCGCGCCCGGTGGCGCAACTGGAAGCGTGGCTCGATTGCATCACGCGGGAACTCGCCGAAGCAGCCGCGCAGCACCCGGAACAACCGGTTGCCCCGTTCGGGGTAAACCTGATTCTGCACCATTCGAACACGCGGTTGGCCGAAGATCTGGCGCTCATCGAGCGCTTCAAGGTGCCATTCGTGATCACCAGCCTGGGCAATCCTCGGGAAGCCGCCGAGCGGATCCATGCGTATGGCGGGTTGGTCTTTGCCGACGTGATCCATGCCTACCACGCGAAGAAGGCGATCGAAGCGGGGGTCGATGGGATCATCGCGGTGTGCGCGGGCGCGGGCGGCCACGCGGGTACTCAGAGCCCGTTCGCACTCGCCCGTGAGATTCGCGAATTTTGGGACGGCACGCTCGTTCTCGCCGGGGCGATTTCCGATGGGTACAGCGTGCGCGCCGCTGAAGTGTTGGGTGCCGATTTCGCCTACATGGGGACGCGCTTCATTGCAACTAAGGAATCGATGGCCAGCCCTGGGTACAAGGAGATGGTGACGCGCTGCACGGCATCCGACGTGGTCTATACCGACGCGGTTTCGGGTACCAACGCGAACTTCCTTTGGCCGAGCCTCGAAGCCGCGGGATTCAAGCGCGAAGAACTCGCGATCAACTTCGGTAAAGGGAAACTGAAGGCGATCGGTGACGAAGCGAAAGCGTGGCGGGACATCTGGAGTGCCGGGCACGGCGTTTCGGTGATCCACGACGTTCCGACCGTAGCTGAATTGGTCGCGCGGCTCGAAACCGAATATCGGCAAGCGGCGGCGTTGCCGGTGAGCGCCGCAGTGCGCGGGTGATTTTTTTGGGTGTGAGGAGACGACGATGAAAAACAGGAAACGGCAAATCGGGATCGCGGTGGCGTCGGCGCTCGCGATCTTTTCGGGTGGTGTCCATGCCCAGGCGGTGGTTTTCGGGGACAGCCTGAGTGATGCGGGCACGTACGCGCTGATTCCGGGGGTTGGCCGCTTCACGACCAATCCGGGGCCGGTCTGGAGCGAACGCATCGTGCAGGGCTTGGTCGGTACGGTCGGCCCCGCACAATTGTGGGCCGGAAGTGGCGCATTCGTACCGAACCCGTACGGTGGCGACATCTGGGCACAGGGTGGGGCGCGGGTGACGCAGCTGCCCGGGGTGCAACCCACGCCGCCCACGGAAGACGCCAAACCGTTGGCGACTCAAATCCAGGAGTACCTGACGGCCAATGGCGGCACCGCAAACCCGAAAACGACCTATTTCCTTTGGGGCGGCGCGAACGACATCTTCTGGCAAACCGGCTACAGCGGCAATGCGCCGGCCGTGATGCAGACAGAGATCCAGAGCGCGGCGCAGCAGATGGGGGCGCTCACCGCGGTATTGCGGCAGGCGGGTGCAACGCGGCAGGTAGTGCTCACCGTGCCGGATATTGGGGCTACGCCGTTCGGTCTGTCGCAGCCGTCGGCTGCGCGTGCTGGGTTGAGCGGCTTGACGACGCTCTATAACCTGACGCTCAATAGCACCGTGAGCGCATTGGGTGAACAAGGCGTCCTGCTTCTTGACGCCGATGGGCTCTTCAAAGAGGTGGTGGCAAACCCTGCGGCATTTGGCTTCACCGTAGGCAATACGGGGGTGGCGTGCGTGACGACTACGTCGCTCGTCTGTTCCAGTGCCACGCTGGTCGCACCCGACGCGTCCACGACCTATCTCTTCGCCGATGGGGTTCATCCGACGAGCGGGGGACACGAACTGATCGCCGATTTCGTCACGCAGGCGCTCACGGCGCCCTACTTCGTCGCTGCCGTGGCCGACCATGTGGCGTCGGCGGCAAACGCCCAATGGCGGCTCGTCACGACGCGGACATTGTCCGGTTTCGCTGCAGGGGCGCAGGGTTGGTGGGCGACCGTTTCGGGTGAACGCATCACCACCGACGCCACCGCGACGCAAGCGAAGCGGCGTGCGACACCAACTCGTGTCGACGTCGGTTTCGACGGCGAATGGGGCGACGGCTGGTGGGGTGGCGTCACCGTCGGGTTCGTTCACGATTCCCTCAAAGTGACCGCTTTGGGCAACGCCGATGGCAACGGCGCCTCCCTTGCGGCGTATCTGGGCAAACGGTGGGGCGCGCGCTATGCCACCCTCACCGCAGGGATGACCGGAATTTCCTATGACCTCGAACGGGAGATGACGCTGCGCACGCTTGCGCGCACCGAGCGCGGCTCGACCAGCGGAAGCGTACGTCAAGTCCGTTTCGAGGTCGGGCAATGGTTCGGCGAATCGGCACGATTGCATGGACCGTTCGCGGCACTGGGCTGGCGCTGGGTCCATCTGGGGGGTTACAGCGAGACGAGCGGTTCCGCGACGGCGCTGCGCTTCGCGGCGCAGGATTTCGATCAAAGGGTCGGTCAGATCGGCTATCAATGGCGGATGCACAGCGCGCCCAACCTGGTGTGGCAGGGTCGGCTGGCGGTCGAGAAGGCGTTTCAGGATAGCCGCCGCACCGTGACCCATGGCGCGGTGGGTTGGGCTGGGGCGTTCCCGACCGAAGTAGGGAGCGACAACGGCGTGCAGGTGACCGCTGACCTTGGCGTGCAGTGGAACCTGGCGTCGCAGCAGCAGCTTCGGCTGGGGCTCTTTGCCACCGCGGGACAGAACGATCAACGCGCCGCGGGCCTTTCGCTCAACTGGCAAAAGGCGTTCTGACCGGGTCGAACAACGCAGGAAGTGGCGCAAGCGCGACGCCCTGCTCCTGTAACGTCGCGGCCAGCGCTTGCGCGATCGCCACCGCTTCCGGGGTGTCGCCGTGCACGCAGATCGAGTGGATCGGTGCCGGGAGGACTTCCCCCGTGGCGGTGACAATGCCGCCTGCTTCGAGCATCGTTTGGACGTGACGAAGCACCGCGTCGGGGTCATGAAGCACCGCACCCGGTTCACTGCGGGGCACCAGTGTGCCGTCGGCCGTGTAGGCGCGGTCGGCGAAGATTTCGTGGGCGACGGGAAGCGCGGCGTCGTGACCCGCAGCGGCAAGCGCTGAGTGTGGTGGAGCGAGCAGGATCAAGGCCCGAGCGTCTTGCCAGGGGATGCCGTGGCCGCTGCCCGCCAGTGCCCGGCTTGCGGTCGCTACGGCGCGGACGATCGCGCGTGCGGTGACGGGATCGCGCCAGGCGCGGTTGTAAAGCGCGCCGTGGGGTTTGACGTGGGTCAGCGTCACCCCTTCGCTGGCGGCGAGCGTGGCCAACGCGCCGATTTGGTAGAGAAGGAGCGCTTCGAGCTCGTCAGGCGGAATCGCCATCTCGCGGCGGCCAAAGCCGAGGAGGTCCGGGTAGCTTGGGTGCGCACCGACACTCACCCGTGCGGCGCGAGCCAATGCCAGCGTCTTGCGCGCGGTGAGGGGGTCCCCCCCGTGAAAACCGCAGGCGAGACTCGCACTTTGTACGAGTGCGAGCATCGCGGCGTCGTTGCCCATCGACCAGGCGCCGTACGATTCGCCCAAATCAGCGTTGAGATTGAGGGTAAGGGTCATACGAAATCCTCCCATGTGGCGTCCCAGACGCCGCTCACCAGGTTTTCGTGCCACAGCCGATGCGGATCGGGGTCACCGCTTGCGCCGATGAGCGCTGCGAGGTCTGGTGTGGCACTCGCTGCGGAACGGGCGTGGGCCAGCGCGTGCTGCTGGAAGCGGCGCCAGCGCGCGGAGAACGCATGCCAGGCGTCGTCGGGGTCGGTAAGCCAGGCAAAGCGAAGCCGTTCTCCCGGTTGGAGATGGGCCAGGCGCCAGCGGTCGGCTTCGATCACCTGTGCGATTTTGGGATAGCCGCCCATCGTCTGGGCGTCGTTGAGGAGAACGATCGGCTGGCCAGCAGGCGGCACCTGCACCGCGCCGGGCCAGAGCGGTTCAGAACGGATCTCTGGTGGTGTCGCGACCAGCTTAGGGCCTTCGAGACGTGCGCCCATGCGGTCGCTCGCGAGCGTCACCTGCCAGAGTGCGCTGACCCAAGCGGCGCGCGCGTCGTCAGCGAACGCGGACCATTGGGCGCCGGGTAGGCTACGGATCGGTTCGGTACTGGCCAATGGCCAAGGAAGGGGTAGGAACGCAGCGCGCGGCGGTTGGGTGGGTGGCGTCACGGGGATCCGATCACCCGCGGCAAGCGGTCGCCCCTGCCAACCGCCAAAACGGGCACGCAGCTCCGTGCTCGTGCTGCCCAGGCATTCGGGGATGGCCAGCGTCCCTGTGCCGACGACGGCGGTTCGACCTTCGAGGATTCGCTCCACGGTGACGGTTTCGCCGGGAGCGAGTACCCAACTGAGCGCTCCCTGCACTGCCAGCGGCGTGTCGTCGATGCGTAAGCGGACGTTGCCCGCGACGACGACGGGGAAGGGCGCTCCTTCGGCGGTGAAGGCAAAGCCACCGAAGTGGTGCTCGATGAGCGGAAAGGTGAGTGGCGGGCCGAGCGGTGGCGGCGGGGTCAGCGCGGCCAAAGGGCGGCCGCTCGCATGGAAAAGGGCAGCGAGCGCCAAACGGTAGAGCCAGGGGTCGAGCATGCCAGCGCGCGGCACACCCCACTGGCGGGCGTGAAACCGCCCGTCGTCTTGGATCGTCGCAAAACACCCTGGGTCTAGGATTCGTAACGCAGCGGCTGTGCTCATCGCGATTCCTCTCGCAGCACGAAGCGCACACGATCGCCGGGCCGAAGCCGGGCCGGAGGCATCGCCGTCGGGTCGAAGAGGGTGACCGGGGTGCGACCGATCAGGTGCCAGCCGCCCGGACTCTCCCACGGGTAGATGCACGCCATGCGTTGCGCGATCGCGACCGACCCGGCGGGCACTTTGAGGCGCGGATTGGCACGCCGCGGCAGCGCGAGCGTTTCGGGTAACCCTTCCAGGAACGGGAAACCGGGCAGAAATCCCACGGCCGCAACGGTGAACGTACAGGCGAGAAACGTGTCGAGAACCGCTTCTGGGGTGCGCCCCAGCGCTTCCGCGACCGTTGCGAGGTCGGGCGCCGTTTCGGGGGTAACGATGAGCGGGAGCTCATGGGTACGGGAATGGGGTGAAGGCGTCGAGGGATCTGAATCGGGGGCAGCGGCGGCAAGACGCGCACTGCGCGCTTTTGCGCCAACGGCGGCAAGTGCTGCCGAAAGTACCGATTCGTCCGGGCAGCCCCAGAGCGCGATTGCGTCGAACCCGACCACCGCCTCAGCTGCGGGGTAACCGCGTGCGGTCAGTTCGGTAACGAGCGCATCGGCAAGCTGGGCCGCACTGTGCCGGTCGATCTGGTCGAGCGGGATGCGCCATTGCGTTTCGCTGAGGCGTTGGGGGGTTACTGTCATCGCTGTACGTCGGGGGCAGGGGGGGTGGTGGTCGCGGCGCGGGCAGCCTGATCGTAACGCCCAGACAGGGTGCGGAGCATTTCGGCGGTGTGCTACGCGCGGAGGTCATGCGCCGGTTTCATCGACCACTTGCCAGTTGGGTTGCGGGAGCGCTTCCACCTCAGGTTTGGCAAAGAGATAGCCTTGAAAAAGGGTAATGCCCAGATTGCGCAGCCAGCGGTACTCCTCGGCGGTCTCCACCCCTTCTGCGATCGTGGTGATTCCTAAGCGTTGGGCGGTATCGAAGATGCCGGCGACGATCGCCTGGCGCACTGGGTTTTTGTCGATGCCCTGAACGAGGCCGATGTCAAGCTTGATCAGGTTGGGTTGGTAGTCGGCCAAGAGGTTGAGTCCCGAGTAACCGGCGCCGAAGTCGTCGATCGCGGTGGCAAAACCACGCGCCTGATAATCGGTGATGATGCGCAGCACGTGGTCGGGATTTTCGATTTTTTGCTCTTCTGTGAGCTCGAAGATGAGCAGCGTTGGATCGAAGCCCACTTTCTCGGCGGCAGCAAGGGTGAGGCGGATGCAGCTTGCCGGTTCATAGACCGCGTTGGGTAGAAAGTTGATCGAAAGCCGGGCTGTAAGTCCCAGGCGCTTCGCCGTTGCAATCGCCAGGACTCGGCAGGTCTGGTCGAAGTGGTAGCGATTGCTCTCGGTGACTTGGCTGAGCACCGTTGCCGCCCCTTCGCCGTTGGCGCCGCGAACGAGCGCTTCGTAGGCGAAGAGGGTTCGGTGCGCGGCGTCTACTATGGGCTGAAACGCCATGCGCAAGGGGATATGTAACTGAGCGTTTTCCCCACGGCAACGCAGGCACCCCTGAATGGACGCGTCGCTGTCGGCGAAAAAGGTTTCGAGAAAAGAGGGTGTGCTCATCATTACGCCTCCATGGGGTTTTCGACGTCAACCTCATCCCGCCACTGGTTTTGGATTTCCTGTGCCGCGTCTAGGTTGTCCAGAAACGCCGTCACGGCTTCGGGCCAGAAGTGGCGGCCGCTCTCCTCACGCAGGAGGGCGACTGCGCGGTCGATCGACCACGCCGGTTTGTAGGGGCGGGCGCTCGTCAGGGCGTCGAAGACGTCGGCCACGGCAACGATGCGCGCTTCGATGCTGATCGTTTCGCTTTGTTTTCCGTAGGGATAACCGCTGCCGTCCCATTTTTCGTGGTGTTCGAGCGCGATGCGACGCGCCATTTGCAGCAGGCTCGATGGGTCTTCACCGATGATCGCGGCGCCGATTTCGGGATGGGTACGCATCACACGCCATTCGTCGGCATCCAGTTTGCCCGGCTTGAGGAGGATATGGTCTGGAATCCCGATCTTGCCGATGTCGTGCATCGGCGCTGCGGCAAACAGTTGTTCGCTCCATTCGCGCGGGGCGCCGAGCGCTTCGGCGATCAGACGGCTGAAGTGGCTCATGCGGATCACGTGGCGCCCCGTTTCGTTGTCTTTGTATTCGGCGGCGCGCCCTAACCGCTGAATGATGGCGAGCCGCGTGCGTTCCAGCTCGTCACGGGCCACCAGGCTGAGGTGGGTGCGGACGCGCGCAAGCAACACCGGCGGCGAAATCGGTTTGGTGAGGTAGTCGACGCCACCTGCGGTAAACCCTTCCGTTTCGTGGATCGGGTCGCCCAGCGCGGTGCAAAAGAGGATAGGAAGATGCCGGGTTTCTGGGTTCGAGCGAATGCGTCGCGCCACTTCGAATCCGTTCATCTCCGGCATCATCACGTCCAAGACGACCAAATCGGGCACGCTTTCGGCAACGCGCTGCAGGGCTTCGGTGCCGTTTCGGGCAAAGCGGAGGCGATAGTGGGGGGCCAGAATCTGACGCAGGAGTTGGAGATTCGTGACTTCGTCGTCAACGAGGAGCAGTTCGGGTTGCGGGGTTGTGGGAAAGCGGGTCTCCATCCGGCAGGTCTCCTGGTGTTGGGGCAGTGCGGACGAGCATTTCTGCTTGGGCAAAATCGAAGGCGTCGAGCGCTGTGTTGAGATTGTGCCACAGGCGGGGATGCGTTTCGCGGATTGCGTCGAGCGCCGGGCCGGTGATTTCGCCACGCCGGATCATAGCAAGGAGTGCTTGACGGTCCGCGTCGGGTAGTGGCGTGGGATCGCATTGGGTAATACGCTCTGGCCGATGTAACCCGTCCGGGTGTTGGGTGGCGGTCAGTGCCGCAAGCGCATGCGCCGTGGCACGCACCGTGGCGACAAAGGTATCGAGCGGAGCTTCGCGCGCTGTGCTGTCGGCGGTGTGGCGTTCTAACGTTCGTGCCAAGTGTGCTAGGCGGGGCAGGGCCAGATTGGCTGCCGTGCCAGCAATTCGGTGCCATTCGGCAGCGGACCAGTCGCGAACCGCGTCGACCGCTTGCGGTACCGTATCGAGCCATGTTTGGGCTTTGGTCAGCCAGGCGTCGCGCCACAGCGCTTGACCCTGTTCGGGGTCGATCAAGCCAAAAGCGGCCTCTGGTGCGTCGATGGTG
This region includes:
- a CDS encoding autotransporter domain-containing protein, with the translated sequence MKNRKRQIGIAVASALAIFSGGVHAQAVVFGDSLSDAGTYALIPGVGRFTTNPGPVWSERIVQGLVGTVGPAQLWAGSGAFVPNPYGGDIWAQGGARVTQLPGVQPTPPTEDAKPLATQIQEYLTANGGTANPKTTYFLWGGANDIFWQTGYSGNAPAVMQTEIQSAAQQMGALTAVLRQAGATRQVVLTVPDIGATPFGLSQPSAARAGLSGLTTLYNLTLNSTVSALGEQGVLLLDADGLFKEVVANPAAFGFTVGNTGVACVTTTSLVCSSATLVAPDASTTYLFADGVHPTSGGHELIADFVTQALTAPYFVAAVADHVASAANAQWRLVTTRTLSGFAAGAQGWWATVSGERITTDATATQAKRRATPTRVDVGFDGEWGDGWWGGVTVGFVHDSLKVTALGNADGNGASLAAYLGKRWGARYATLTAGMTGISYDLEREMTLRTLARTERGSTSGSVRQVRFEVGQWFGESARLHGPFAALGWRWVHLGGYSETSGSATALRFAAQDFDQRVGQIGYQWRMHSAPNLVWQGRLAVEKAFQDSRRTVTHGAVGWAGAFPTEVGSDNGVQVTADLGVQWNLASQQQLRLGLFATAGQNDQRAAGLSLNWQKAF
- a CDS encoding LamB/YcsF family protein, which produces MTLTLNLNADLGESYGAWSMGNDAAMLALVQSASLACGFHGGDPLTARKTLALARAARVSVGAHPSYPDLLGFGRREMAIPPDELEALLLYQIGALATLAASEGVTLTHVKPHGALYNRAWRDPVTARAIVRAVATASRALAGSGHGIPWQDARALILLAPPHSALAAAGHDAALPVAHEIFADRAYTADGTLVPRSEPGAVLHDPDAVLRHVQTMLEAGGIVTATGEVLPAPIHSICVHGDTPEAVAIAQALAATLQEQGVALAPLPALFDPVRTPFAS
- a CDS encoding 5-oxoprolinase subunit C family protein; the protein is MSTAAALRILDPGCFATIQDDGRFHARQWGVPRAGMLDPWLYRLALAALFHASGRPLAALTPPPPLGPPLTFPLIEHHFGGFAFTAEGAPFPVVVAGNVRLRIDDTPLAVQGALSWVLAPGETVTVERILEGRTAVVGTGTLAIPECLGSTSTELRARFGGWQGRPLAAGDRIPVTPPTQPPRAAFLPLPWPLASTEPIRSLPGAQWSAFADDARAAWVSALWQVTLASDRMGARLEGPKLVATPPEIRSEPLWPGAVQVPPAGQPIVLLNDAQTMGGYPKIAQVIEADRWRLAHLQPGERLRFAWLTDPDDAWHAFSARWRRFQQHALAHARSAASATPDLAALIGASGDPDPHRLWHENLVSGVWDATWEDFV
- a CDS encoding 5-oxoprolinase subunit B family protein translates to MTVTPQRLSETQWRIPLDQIDRHSAAQLADALVTELTARGYPAAEAVVGFDAIALWGCPDESVLSAALAAVGAKARSARLAAAAPDSDPSTPSPHSRTHELPLIVTPETAPDLATVAEALGRTPEAVLDTFLACTFTVAAVGFLPGFPFLEGLPETLALPRRANPRLKVPAGSVAIAQRMACIYPWESPGGWHLIGRTPVTLFDPTAMPPARLRPGDRVRFVLREESR
- a CDS encoding EAL domain-containing protein, which codes for MSTPSFLETFFADSDASIQGCLRCRGENAQLHIPLRMAFQPIVDAAHRTLFAYEALVRGANGEGAATVLSQVTESNRYHFDQTCRVLAIATAKRLGLTARLSINFLPNAVYEPASCIRLTLAAAEKVGFDPTLLIFELTEEQKIENPDHVLRIITDYQARGFATAIDDFGAGYSGLNLLADYQPNLIKLDIGLVQGIDKNPVRQAIVAGIFDTAQRLGITTIAEGVETAEEYRWLRNLGITLFQGYLFAKPEVEALPQPNWQVVDETGA
- a CDS encoding response regulator, with protein sequence METRFPTTPQPELLLVDDEVTNLQLLRQILAPHYRLRFARNGTEALQRVAESVPDLVVLDVMMPEMNGFEVARRIRSNPETRHLPILFCTALGDPIHETEGFTAGGVDYLTKPISPPVLLARVRTHLSLVARDELERTRLAIIQRLGRAAEYKDNETGRHVIRMSHFSRLIAEALGAPREWSEQLFAAAPMHDIGKIGIPDHILLKPGKLDADEWRVMRTHPEIGAAIIGEDPSSLLQMARRIALEHHEKWDGSGYPYGKQSETISIEARIVAVADVFDALTSARPYKPAWSIDRAVALLREESGRHFWPEAVTAFLDNLDAAQEIQNQWRDEVDVENPMEA